Proteins co-encoded in one Pongo pygmaeus isolate AG05252 chromosome 23, NHGRI_mPonPyg2-v2.0_pri, whole genome shotgun sequence genomic window:
- the NCAPH2 gene encoding condensin-2 complex subunit H2 isoform X5: MNFIEAALLIQGSACVYSKKVEYLYSLVYQALDFISGKRRAKQLSSVQEDRANGVASSGVPQEAENEFLSLDDFPDSRTNVDLKNDQAPSEVLLIPLLPMALVAPDEMEKNNNPLYSRQGEVLASRKDFRMNTCVPHPRGAFMLEPEGMSPMEPAGISPMPGTQKDAGRTEEQPMEVSVCRSPVPALGFSQEPGPSPEGPMPLGGGEDEDAEETVELPEASAPKAALEPEEPRSPQQSAGLPRRYMLREREGAPEPASCVKETPDPWQSLDPFDSLESKPFKKGRPYSVPPCVEEALGQKRKRKGAAKLQDFHQWYLAAYADHADSRRLRRKGPSFADMEVLYWTHVKEQLETLRKLQRREVAEQWLRPTEEDHLEDSLEDLGAAADDFLEPEEYVEPEGVDPREAAGLDAVPMSLSYEELVRRNVELFIATSQKFVQETELSQRIKDWEDTVQPLLQEQEQHVPFDIHTYGDQLVSRFPQLNEWCPFAELVAGQPAFEVCRSMLASLQLANDYTVEITQQPGLETAVDTMSLRLLTHQRAHKRFQTYAAPSMAQP; this comes from the exons GTGGAATACCTCTACTCACTTGTCTACCAGGCCCTTGATTTCATCTCTGGAAAGAG GCGGGCCAAGCAGCTCTCATCGGTGCAGGAGGACAGGGCCAATGGGGTTGCCAGCTCTGGGGtcccccaggaggcagagaatgaG TTCCTGTCGCTGGATGACTTCCCTGACTCCCGGACTAATGTGGATCTCAAGAATGATCAGGCGCCCAGT GAGGTCCTCCTCATCCCCCTGCTGCCCATGGCCCTGGTAGCCCCTGATGAAATGGAGAAGAACAACAATCCCCTGTACAG CCGTCAGGGTGAGGTCCTGGCCAGCCGGAAGGATTTCAGGATGAACACGTGCGTTCCCCACCCCAGAGGGGCCTTCATGTTGGAGCCAGAGGGCATGTCCCCCATGGAGCCAGCGGGCATTTCCCCCATGCCAGGGACCCAGAAGG ACGCCGGGAGGACTGAGGAGCAGCCAATGGAAGTTTCCGTGTGCAGGAGCCCTGTCCCAGCACTCGGCTTCTCCCAGGAGCCAG GCCCCTCTCCAGAAGGCCCGATGCCCCTGGGCGGGGGTGAGGACGAGGATGCAGAGGAGACAGtagagcttcctgaggcctcggCCCCCAAGGCCGCTCTGGAACCCGAGGAGCCCAGGAGCCCGCAGCAG AGTGCTGGCCTGCCCAGGAGGTACATGCTGCGGGAGCGAGAGGGGGCCCCAGAGCCTGCATCCTGCGTGAAG GAGACTCCAGACCCCTGGCAGAGCCTGGACCCCTTTGACTCCCTGGAGTCTAAGCCCTTCAAGAAAG GTAGGCCTTACTCTGTGCCCCCCTGTGTGGAGGAGGCTCTGGGACAGAAGCGCAAGAGGAAGGGCGCTGCCAAGTTGCAGGACTTCCACCAGTGGTACCTGGCTGCCT ATGCTGACCATGCTGACAGCAGGAGGCTTCGGCGAAAGGGTCCGTCCTTTGCAG ACATGGAGGTCCTGTACTGGACACACGTGAAGGAGCAGTTGGAAACTCTCCGGAAGCTGCAGAGGAGGGAG GTGGCTGAGCAGTGGCTGCGGCCTACAGAGGAGGACCACCTGGAGGATTCCCTGGAAGACCTGGGGGCAGCAG CAGATGACTTTCTAGAGCCTGAGGAGTATGTGGAACCCGAGGGAGTAGACCCCAGGGAAGCTGCTGGCCTTG ACGCAGTGCCGATGTCCCTGAGCTACGAGGAGCTGGTTCGAAGGAATGTG GAGCTCTTCATCGCCACCTCTCAGAAGTTTGTCCAGGAGACAGAGCTGAGCCAGCGCATCAAGGACTGGGAGGACACAGTGCAGCCTCTGCTCCAGGAGCAG GAGCAGCATGTGCCCTTTGACATCCACACCTATGGGGACCAGTTGGTCTCACGGTTCCCCCAGCTCAATGAGTGGTGTCCCTTTGCGGAGCTGGTGGCTGGGCAGCCGGCCTTCGAGGTGTGCCGTTCCATGCTGGCCTCCCTGCAGCTG GCCAATGACTACACGGTGGAGATTACCCAGCAGCCCGGGCTGGAGACAGCTGTGGACACCATGTCCCTGAGACTGCTCACGCACCAGCGAGCCCACAAGCGCTTCCAGACCTACGCGGCCCCCTCCATGGCGCAGCCCTGA
- the LOC129022772 gene encoding thymidine phosphorylase isoform X1, producing MAASMTPGTGAPPAPGDFSGEGSQGLPDPSPEPKQLPELIRMKRDGGRLSEADIRGFVAAVVNGSAQGAQIGAMLMAIRLRGMDLEETSVLTQALAQSGQQLEWPEAWRQQLVDKHSTGGVGDKVSLVLAPALAACGCKVPMISGRGLGHTGGTLDKLESIPGFNVIQSPEQMQVLLEQAGCCIVGQSEQLVPADGILYAARDVTATVDSLPLITASILSKKLVEGLSALVVDVKFGGAAVFPNQEQARELAKTLVGVGASLGLRVAAALTAMDKPLGRCVGHALEVEEALLCMDGAGPPDLRDLVTTLGGALLWLSGHAGTQAQGAARVAAALDDGSALGRFERMLAAQGVDPGLARALCSGSPAERRQLLPRAREQEELLAPADGTVELVRALPLALVLHELGAGRSRAGEPLRLGVGAELLVDVGQRLRRGERRPRPAGPAPPPSSGRAASDRPSLCRDALAPRAPGRPRAQRPAAPRPAGGAHTLRPRAIRRPLALRRARSAAAAIKLPCRETLSIRSMLLLTRSPTAWHRLSQLKPPVLPGTLGGQALHLRSWLLSRKGPAETGGQGQPQGPGLRTRLLITALFGAGLSGAWLALRAEKERLQQQKRTEALRQAAVGQGDFHLLDHRGQARCKADFRGQWVLMYFGFTHCPDICPDELEKLVQVVRQLEAEPGLPPVQPVFVTVDPERDDVEAMARYVQDFHPRLLGLTGSTEQVAQASHSYRVYYSAGPKDEDQDYIVDHSIAIYLLNPDGLFTDYYGRSRSAEQISDSVRRHMAAFRSVLS from the exons ATGGCGGCCTCGATGACTCCGGGAACCGGGGCCCCACCCGCGCCAGGTGACTTCTCTGGGGAGGGGAGCCAGGGACTTCCCGACCCTTCGCCCGAGCCCAAGCAGCTCCCGGAGCTGATCCGCATGAAGCGAGACGGAGGCCGCCTGAGCGAAGCGGACATCAGAGGCTTCGTGGCCGCTGTGGTGAACGGGAGCGCGCAGGGCGCACAGATCG GGGCCATGCTGATGGCCATCCGACTTCGGGGCATGGATCTGGAGGAGACCTCGGTGCTGACCCAGGCCCTGGCCCAGTCGGGGCAGCAGCTGGAGTGGCCAGAGGCCTGGCGCCAACAGCTTGTGGACAAGCACTCCACAGGCGGTGTGGGTGACAAGGTCAGCCTGGTCCTCGCACCTGCCCTGGCAGCATGTGGCTGCAAG GTGCCAATGATCAGCGGACGTGGTCTGGGGCACACAGGAGGCACCTTGGATAAGCTGGAGTCTATTCCTGGATTCAATGTCATCCAGAGCCCAGAGCAG ATGCAAGTGCTGCTGGAGCAGGCGGGTTGCTGTATCGTGGGTCAGAGTGAGCAGCTGGTCCCTGCAGACGGAATCCTATATGCAGCCAGAGATGTGACAGCCACCGTGGACAGCCTGCCACTCATCACAG CCTCCATCCTCAGTAAGAAGCTCGTGGAGGGACTGTCCGCTCTGGTGGTGGACGTTAAGTTCGGAGGGGCCGCCGTCTTCCCCAACCAGGAGCAGGCCCGGGAGCTGGCAAAGACGCTG GTTGGTGTGGGAGCCAGCCTAGGGCTTCGGGTCGCGGCAGCGCTGACCGCCATGGACAAGCCCCTGGGCCGCTGCGTGGGCCAcgccctggaggtggaggaggcGCTGCTCTGCATGGACGGCGCAGGCCCGCCAGACTTAAGGGACCTGGTCACCACGCTCG GGGGCGCCCTGCTCTGGCTCAGCGGACACGCGGGGACTCAGGCCCAGGGCGCTGCCCGGGTGGCCGCGGCGCTGGACGACGGCTCGGCCCTTGGCCGCTTCGAGCGGATGCTGGCGGCGCAGGGCGTGGATCCCGGTCTGGCCCGAGCCCTGTGCTCCGGAAGCCCCGCAGAGCGCCGGCAGCTGCTGCCTCGCGCCCGGGAGCAGGAGGAGCTGCTGGCGCCCGCAGATG GCACCGTGGAGCTGGTCCGGGCGCTGCCGCTGGCGCTGGTGCTGCACGAGCTCGGGGCCGGGCGCAGCCGCGCTGGGGAGCCGCTCCGCCTGGGGGTCGGCGCCGAGCTGCTGGTCGACGTGGGTCAGAGGCTGCGCCGTGGTGAGCGCCGCCCCCGCCCTGCTGGCCCCGCACCCCCGCCCAGCTCCGGCCGCGCGGCCTCTGACCGCCCCTCGCTCTGCAGGGACGCCCTGGCTCCGCGTGCACCGGGACGGCCCCGCGCTCAGCGGCCCGCAGCGCCGCGCCCTGCAGGAGGCGCTCATACTCTCCGACCGCGCGCCATTCGCCGCCCCCTCGCCCTTCGCAGAGCTCGTTCTGCCGCCGCAGCAATAAAGCTCCCTTGCCGCGAAACCTT GAGCATCAGATCCATGCTGCTGCTGACTCGGAGCCCCACAGCTTGGCACAGGCTCTCTCAGCTCAAGCCCCCAGTCCTCCCTGGGACGCTGGGAGGCCAGGCCCTGCATCTGAGGTCCTGGCTTTTGTCAAGGAAGGGCCCTGCAGAGACAGGTGGGCAGGGCCAGCCCCAGGGCCCTGGGCTTCGAACCCGGCTGCTGATCACAGCCCTGTTCGGGGCTGGACTCAGTGGGGCCTGGCTGGCCCTGAGGGCTGAGAAGGAGAGGCTGCAGCAGCAAAAGCGAACAGAAGCCCTGCGCCAGGCAGCTGTAGGCCAGGGCGACTTCCACCTGCTGGATCACAGAGGCCAGGCTCGCTGCAAGGCTGACTTCCGGGGCCAGTGGGTGCTGATGTACTTTGGCTTCACTCACTGCCCTGACATCTGCCCAGACGAGCTGGAGAAGCTGGTGCAGGTGGTGCGGCAGCTAGAAGCAGAGCCTGGTTTGCCGCCAGTGCAGCCCGTCTTTGTCACTGTGGACCCCGAGCGGGACGACGTTGAAGCCATGGCCCGCTATGTCCAGGACTTCCACCCAAGACTGTTGGGTCTGACTGGCTCCACCGAacaggttgcccaggctagtcacaGCTACCGCGTGTACTACAGTGCCGGCCCCAAGGATGAGGACCAGGACTACATCGTGGACCACTCCATTGCCATCTACCTGCTCAACCCTGACGGCCTCTTCACGGATTACTACGGCCGGAGCAGGTCGGCTGAGCAGATCTCAGACAGTGTGCGGCGGCACATGGCGGCTTTCCGCAGTGTCCTGTCTTGA
- the LOC129022772 gene encoding protein SCO2 homolog, mitochondrial isoform X3, translated as MLLLTRSPTAWHRLSQLKPPVLPGTLGGQALHLRSWLLSRKGPAETGGQGQPQGPGLRTRLLITALFGAGLSGAWLALRAEKERLQQQKRTEALRQAAVGQGDFHLLDHRGQARCKADFRGQWVLMYFGFTHCPDICPDELEKLVQVVRQLEAEPGLPPVQPVFVTVDPERDDVEAMARYVQDFHPRLLGLTGSTEQVAQASHSYRVYYSAGPKDEDQDYIVDHSIAIYLLNPDGLFTDYYGRSRSAEQISDSVRRHMAAFRSVLS; from the coding sequence ATGCTGCTGCTGACTCGGAGCCCCACAGCTTGGCACAGGCTCTCTCAGCTCAAGCCCCCAGTCCTCCCTGGGACGCTGGGAGGCCAGGCCCTGCATCTGAGGTCCTGGCTTTTGTCAAGGAAGGGCCCTGCAGAGACAGGTGGGCAGGGCCAGCCCCAGGGCCCTGGGCTTCGAACCCGGCTGCTGATCACAGCCCTGTTCGGGGCTGGACTCAGTGGGGCCTGGCTGGCCCTGAGGGCTGAGAAGGAGAGGCTGCAGCAGCAAAAGCGAACAGAAGCCCTGCGCCAGGCAGCTGTAGGCCAGGGCGACTTCCACCTGCTGGATCACAGAGGCCAGGCTCGCTGCAAGGCTGACTTCCGGGGCCAGTGGGTGCTGATGTACTTTGGCTTCACTCACTGCCCTGACATCTGCCCAGACGAGCTGGAGAAGCTGGTGCAGGTGGTGCGGCAGCTAGAAGCAGAGCCTGGTTTGCCGCCAGTGCAGCCCGTCTTTGTCACTGTGGACCCCGAGCGGGACGACGTTGAAGCCATGGCCCGCTATGTCCAGGACTTCCACCCAAGACTGTTGGGTCTGACTGGCTCCACCGAacaggttgcccaggctagtcacaGCTACCGCGTGTACTACAGTGCCGGCCCCAAGGATGAGGACCAGGACTACATCGTGGACCACTCCATTGCCATCTACCTGCTCAACCCTGACGGCCTCTTCACGGATTACTACGGCCGGAGCAGGTCGGCTGAGCAGATCTCAGACAGTGTGCGGCGGCACATGGCGGCTTTCCGCAGTGTCCTGTCTTGA
- the LOC129022772 gene encoding thymidine phosphorylase isoform X2 yields the protein MAASMTPGTGAPPAPGDFSGEGSQGLPDPSPEPKQLPELIRMKRDGGRLSEADIRGFVAAVVNGSAQGAQIGAMLMAIRLRGMDLEETSVLTQALAQSGQQLEWPEAWRQQLVDKHSTGGVGDKVSLVLAPALAACGCKVPMISGRGLGHTGGTLDKLESIPGFNVIQSPEQMQVLLEQAGCCIVGQSEQLVPADGILYAARDVTATVDSLPLITASILSKKLVEGLSALVVDVKFGGAAVFPNQEQARELAKTLVGVGASLGLRVAAALTAMDKPLGRCVGHALEVEEALLCMDGAGPPDLRDLVTTLGGALLWLSGHAGTQAQGAARVAAALDDGSALGRFERMLAAQGVDPGLARALCSGSPAERRQLLPRAREQEELLAPADGTVELVRALPLALVLHELGAGRSRAGEPLRLGVGAELLVDVGQRLRRGTPWLRVHRDGPALSGPQRRALQEALILSDRAPFAAPSPFAELVLPPQQ from the exons ATGGCGGCCTCGATGACTCCGGGAACCGGGGCCCCACCCGCGCCAGGTGACTTCTCTGGGGAGGGGAGCCAGGGACTTCCCGACCCTTCGCCCGAGCCCAAGCAGCTCCCGGAGCTGATCCGCATGAAGCGAGACGGAGGCCGCCTGAGCGAAGCGGACATCAGAGGCTTCGTGGCCGCTGTGGTGAACGGGAGCGCGCAGGGCGCACAGATCG GGGCCATGCTGATGGCCATCCGACTTCGGGGCATGGATCTGGAGGAGACCTCGGTGCTGACCCAGGCCCTGGCCCAGTCGGGGCAGCAGCTGGAGTGGCCAGAGGCCTGGCGCCAACAGCTTGTGGACAAGCACTCCACAGGCGGTGTGGGTGACAAGGTCAGCCTGGTCCTCGCACCTGCCCTGGCAGCATGTGGCTGCAAG GTGCCAATGATCAGCGGACGTGGTCTGGGGCACACAGGAGGCACCTTGGATAAGCTGGAGTCTATTCCTGGATTCAATGTCATCCAGAGCCCAGAGCAG ATGCAAGTGCTGCTGGAGCAGGCGGGTTGCTGTATCGTGGGTCAGAGTGAGCAGCTGGTCCCTGCAGACGGAATCCTATATGCAGCCAGAGATGTGACAGCCACCGTGGACAGCCTGCCACTCATCACAG CCTCCATCCTCAGTAAGAAGCTCGTGGAGGGACTGTCCGCTCTGGTGGTGGACGTTAAGTTCGGAGGGGCCGCCGTCTTCCCCAACCAGGAGCAGGCCCGGGAGCTGGCAAAGACGCTG GTTGGTGTGGGAGCCAGCCTAGGGCTTCGGGTCGCGGCAGCGCTGACCGCCATGGACAAGCCCCTGGGCCGCTGCGTGGGCCAcgccctggaggtggaggaggcGCTGCTCTGCATGGACGGCGCAGGCCCGCCAGACTTAAGGGACCTGGTCACCACGCTCG GGGGCGCCCTGCTCTGGCTCAGCGGACACGCGGGGACTCAGGCCCAGGGCGCTGCCCGGGTGGCCGCGGCGCTGGACGACGGCTCGGCCCTTGGCCGCTTCGAGCGGATGCTGGCGGCGCAGGGCGTGGATCCCGGTCTGGCCCGAGCCCTGTGCTCCGGAAGCCCCGCAGAGCGCCGGCAGCTGCTGCCTCGCGCCCGGGAGCAGGAGGAGCTGCTGGCGCCCGCAGATG GCACCGTGGAGCTGGTCCGGGCGCTGCCGCTGGCGCTGGTGCTGCACGAGCTCGGGGCCGGGCGCAGCCGCGCTGGGGAGCCGCTCCGCCTGGGGGTCGGCGCCGAGCTGCTGGTCGACGTGGGTCAGAGGCTGCGCCGTG GGACGCCCTGGCTCCGCGTGCACCGGGACGGCCCCGCGCTCAGCGGCCCGCAGCGCCGCGCCCTGCAGGAGGCGCTCATACTCTCCGACCGCGCGCCATTCGCCGCCCCCTCGCCCTTCGCAGAGCTCGTTCTGCCGCCGCAGCAATAA